The proteins below come from a single Kiloniellales bacterium genomic window:
- a CDS encoding aminoglycoside phosphotransferase family protein, with product MTRSEPGTAQPDAAILAALREAGLVEGADTASFEPLAGGVSSSIWKVVTPEQTFCVKRALPQLRVAAEWHAPVERNRFEVAWYEIAGSVVPGAAPPVLHHDAEAMLCAMSYLDPASHRLWKNELRDGRADPAFAAEIGHRLAAIHAATAGDDEVARRFPRHDIFHAIRLEPYLEATAARHPDLREVLFGLSARTAETRLAMIHGDVSPKNILAGPGGPVFLDAECACIGDPAFDLAFCVNHLLLKSLWTPAARNGFNAAFTAMASSYLAGVDWEPPVDLEARAADLLAGLLLARVDGKSPVEYITAEADRERVRRCARRLLSAPADRLEAVLAAWNEELDT from the coding sequence ATGACTCGGTCAGAGCCGGGCACGGCCCAACCGGACGCGGCGATTCTTGCAGCCTTGCGGGAGGCGGGGCTTGTCGAGGGCGCCGACACGGCCTCCTTCGAGCCGCTCGCGGGCGGCGTCTCCTCGAGCATCTGGAAGGTGGTGACGCCCGAGCAGACCTTCTGCGTCAAGCGGGCGCTGCCGCAGCTCAGAGTGGCGGCCGAGTGGCACGCCCCGGTCGAACGCAACCGCTTCGAGGTTGCGTGGTACGAGATCGCCGGCAGCGTCGTGCCGGGCGCCGCGCCGCCGGTCCTCCACCACGATGCCGAAGCGATGCTTTGCGCGATGAGCTACCTCGACCCGGCGAGCCACCGCCTCTGGAAGAACGAGCTACGCGATGGCCGCGCCGACCCGGCCTTCGCGGCCGAGATCGGGCACCGCCTGGCAGCGATCCACGCGGCCACCGCCGGCGACGATGAGGTCGCCCGGCGCTTCCCCCGTCACGACATTTTCCACGCCATCCGGCTGGAGCCCTACCTCGAGGCGACCGCCGCGCGCCATCCCGACCTGCGCGAGGTCCTGTTCGGTCTGAGCGCCCGCACCGCCGAAACCCGCCTCGCGATGATCCACGGCGACGTCAGCCCCAAGAACATCCTCGCCGGCCCGGGAGGCCCAGTTTTCCTCGACGCCGAGTGCGCCTGCATCGGCGACCCGGCCTTCGATCTTGCTTTCTGCGTCAACCACCTGCTGCTGAAGTCCTTGTGGACCCCCGCGGCGCGCAACGGCTTCAACGCCGCCTTCACAGCGATGGCCAGCAGCTATCTCGCCGGGGTCGACTGGGAGCCGCCAGTCGACCTCGAGGCCCGCGCCGCGGATCTCCTGGCCGGGTTGCTGCTGGCACGGGTCGACGGTAAATCGCCGGTCGAGTACATCACCGCAGAGGCCGACCGGGAGCGGGTGCGCCGCTGCGCGCGGCGCCTTCTCTCGGCTCCCGCAGACAGGCTAGAGGCGGTTCTTGCCGCCTGGAACGAGGAACTCGATACATGA
- a CDS encoding phasin family protein: MTAAKKMTQPRRKSESVTPEAKAGASEKAEKAEKTFDFGDFAKSNQETVQTMLAANQAMLDGWTALNREIMAFADHRLREEFGRTESLIGCSGPEEALRLQASFVQAAGEDYLREAQKLMGMMMDISRDCWAPVEERTREAMKAFGQP, encoded by the coding sequence ATGACGGCCGCGAAGAAGATGACCCAGCCAAGACGAAAGAGCGAGAGCGTCACGCCCGAGGCGAAAGCCGGAGCGAGCGAGAAGGCGGAGAAGGCCGAAAAGACTTTCGACTTCGGGGACTTCGCCAAGTCGAACCAGGAGACAGTGCAAACGATGCTGGCAGCGAACCAGGCCATGCTGGACGGCTGGACCGCGCTCAATCGGGAGATCATGGCTTTTGCCGATCACCGCCTGCGCGAGGAATTCGGTCGCACGGAGTCGCTGATCGGGTGCAGCGGGCCGGAGGAGGCCCTCCGCTTACAAGCCAGCTTCGTCCAGGCCGCCGGCGAGGACTACCTGCGCGAGGCCCAGAAGCTCATGGGCATGATGATGGACATCTCACGCGACTGCTGGGCACCCGTCGAGGAACGCACCCGCGAGGCGATGAAGGCCTTCGGGCAGCCCTGA
- a CDS encoding Hsp20/alpha crystallin family protein, producing the protein MAKHSDKADVKRSQDREKEAAPAVTRGMGDPFLGLRQDIDRVFDSYFRGWPRLRGLDFDSAPGWGRMAVSPMADISESDSAYEIAIELPGLDDKDVEVSLRDDLLTVSGEKRTEHEEKEKDYFLSERSYGTFKRSFRLPSGVEADKIKAEMNKGVLSIRLPKSAPARRKEQKIEIAEKKK; encoded by the coding sequence ATGGCGAAGCACAGCGATAAGGCCGACGTCAAGAGATCCCAGGACCGCGAAAAGGAGGCCGCGCCCGCCGTGACGCGGGGCATGGGCGATCCGTTCCTCGGCCTCCGGCAGGACATCGACCGCGTTTTCGACAGCTATTTCCGAGGCTGGCCGAGATTGCGCGGCTTAGATTTCGACTCCGCTCCCGGCTGGGGGCGGATGGCGGTGAGTCCCATGGCCGATATCAGTGAGAGCGATAGCGCCTACGAGATCGCGATCGAGTTGCCCGGCCTGGACGACAAGGATGTCGAGGTCTCGCTTCGCGACGACCTGCTCACGGTGTCCGGCGAAAAAAGGACCGAGCACGAAGAAAAGGAGAAGGACTACTTCCTCAGCGAACGGAGCTACGGTACCTTCAAGCGTTCCTTCCGTCTGCCCTCCGGGGTCGAGGCCGACAAGATCAAGGCAGAGATGAACAAGGGAGTCCTGTCCATAAGGCTGCCGAAATCGGCCCCTGCTCGGCGCAAGGAGCAAAAGATCGAGATTGCCGAGAAGAAGAAGTAG
- a CDS encoding universal stress protein, whose amino-acid sequence MTIAAILALIDGGPGSEGALITATQLGQAFDAYVEALHVRVDPETVIPVVAEGMSGAAIGQIMESTRQGAEQRAKEAERIFTDLTTSEGLPVIGAEQEAEAGRFALAWTDITGREAAETAVRGRLFDLTVVARPDDEGEAGGIATLEAALFDTGRPLVVAPPSAAAVPPRHLALAWNGTREAARAVWSARPFFAVAERISVITVLQDGWEASPVELANYLARHGVAAETHLVKLGDVEVGERLLASADGLGADLLVMGGYGHSRLRELVLGGATRSVLARASLPILMAH is encoded by the coding sequence ATGACCATCGCGGCGATCTTGGCACTGATCGACGGCGGTCCCGGGAGCGAGGGGGCGCTGATCACGGCGACCCAGCTTGGGCAGGCCTTCGACGCCTATGTCGAAGCGCTTCACGTCCGGGTCGATCCCGAGACGGTGATTCCTGTGGTCGCCGAAGGCATGTCGGGTGCCGCCATCGGCCAGATCATGGAAAGCACGCGCCAGGGCGCCGAACAGCGGGCCAAGGAAGCGGAACGCATCTTCACCGACCTCACGACTTCCGAAGGCTTGCCGGTGATCGGCGCCGAGCAGGAGGCGGAAGCCGGCCGCTTCGCCCTGGCCTGGACCGACATCACCGGACGCGAGGCGGCCGAAACCGCCGTGCGCGGCCGGTTGTTCGACCTCACGGTGGTGGCCCGGCCCGACGACGAGGGCGAGGCAGGCGGGATCGCGACCCTGGAGGCCGCGCTTTTCGATACGGGGCGGCCACTCGTCGTTGCGCCCCCGAGCGCGGCGGCCGTGCCGCCGCGGCACTTGGCCCTGGCTTGGAACGGGACCCGCGAGGCGGCGCGGGCGGTGTGGTCGGCGCGGCCCTTCTTCGCCGTGGCCGAGCGGATCTCGGTGATCACGGTGCTGCAGGACGGTTGGGAGGCCAGCCCGGTCGAGTTGGCGAACTACCTGGCCCGCCACGGCGTTGCCGCCGAGACCCACCTGGTGAAGCTCGGAGATGTCGAGGTCGGCGAGCGTCTGCTCGCCTCGGCCGACGGGCTTGGAGCCGATCTGCTGGTTATGGGCGGCTACGGGCACAGCCGCCTGCGCGAACTTGTGCTCGGCGGTGCGACGCGCAGCGTGCTGGCGCGGGCGTCCTTGCCGATCCTGATGGCGCACTGA